A part of Prolixibacteraceae bacterium genomic DNA contains:
- a CDS encoding heparinase II/III family protein → MNWRLINNLRSGLFFLIALLVCGHVGAKEQRRVNPVLFLSHSINEREAVKKLYPEDVQKTFEIADQLIRREYLFRYDWDMEKTNKMHQFDGEIDWLAMPNGDPEWCYMLNRHKYWIDLGRAYWLSGDEKYAKQWVKDCSDWIERNPLGTKKGHANTWRRIEVGIRCENWIKTYEYMKESKAMTPVFVEKFKKSLAEHAAFLNKDFSYFSKTSNWGILEYNGLFSVSLFLDDHKDAAVWKKNALDRLNQAAFLQIGSDGVQWEKSPMYHNEVLHCLENVVFLGQRFSIDIPFHITESAHRMALANLHWMKPNGNQPLYGDSDDTPLTHMWVKPALTSKDPLLKKRVEISGVDYSNYFDLSKKDLKRLKRVKGVDPQYLSVYQDVSGDLYMRSGWGKDDVYSSFHMKNLYCGHGHDDLLHLSVFAHGRDYLVDGGRFTYVNVPERPYFKSNKAHNTIGVDGEDNAIYQSSWSNKWEASSDYQNVKIEKWGVWSEANNRTYSRMEDPVMMKRSVLFIKPSLWLINDCFESKKMHRFNQYFNYKDNKVLVDAGEIKTTYDDHNLSLNLDPSVRVSKEESFWSPEYNLKVPAVRFVTQCEGKGLTSLKTLIYDPEKGSPKLKRVDVTTRTGGEVSKSIAEAFEFIYNGETYVWFVQHNYPAPITHFFIVGGRFVDMRVGLWKKKTAAVDYTKELDHDILLKVY, encoded by the coding sequence ATGAATTGGAGATTAATAAATAATTTAAGAAGTGGTTTATTCTTTTTGATAGCTCTTCTTGTTTGTGGCCATGTTGGGGCAAAGGAACAAAGAAGGGTCAATCCTGTTTTGTTTTTAAGTCATTCTATCAATGAGCGTGAAGCGGTAAAAAAACTTTATCCAGAGGATGTCCAGAAAACTTTTGAAATCGCAGATCAATTAATTCGGAGAGAGTATCTATTTCGATATGATTGGGATATGGAAAAAACCAATAAGATGCATCAGTTTGATGGAGAGATTGATTGGTTGGCGATGCCTAATGGTGACCCTGAGTGGTGTTATATGTTGAATCGTCATAAGTATTGGATTGATCTAGGTAGGGCTTATTGGTTGTCGGGTGATGAGAAATATGCAAAGCAATGGGTGAAGGATTGTTCCGATTGGATTGAGCGTAATCCTTTAGGGACAAAAAAAGGGCATGCTAATACATGGAGACGAATTGAAGTAGGCATACGATGTGAAAATTGGATTAAGACTTATGAGTACATGAAAGAAAGTAAGGCGATGACACCAGTTTTTGTTGAGAAATTTAAAAAATCGTTAGCTGAGCATGCTGCATTTCTGAATAAGGATTTTTCATATTTTTCAAAAACGAGTAACTGGGGGATTCTTGAATATAATGGACTTTTTTCTGTGTCATTGTTTTTAGATGATCATAAAGATGCCGCAGTTTGGAAAAAGAATGCATTAGATCGTTTAAATCAGGCAGCTTTTCTACAAATAGGATCTGATGGAGTGCAGTGGGAAAAATCACCAATGTATCATAATGAGGTTTTACATTGCTTGGAAAATGTCGTTTTTCTAGGGCAGCGATTTTCGATAGATATTCCCTTTCATATTACTGAGTCTGCTCATCGAATGGCTTTAGCTAATTTGCATTGGATGAAGCCAAATGGTAACCAGCCTTTGTATGGAGATAGCGATGATACTCCATTGACACATATGTGGGTGAAACCTGCATTAACAAGTAAAGATCCCTTATTAAAGAAAAGAGTCGAAATTTCTGGCGTTGACTATTCAAATTATTTTGACTTAAGTAAGAAGGATCTGAAGAGATTAAAAAGGGTTAAAGGTGTCGATCCTCAATACCTTTCAGTATATCAAGATGTGTCAGGCGACTTGTATATGAGAAGTGGCTGGGGTAAAGATGATGTATATAGTTCTTTTCATATGAAAAATCTTTATTGCGGTCATGGTCATGATGATTTATTGCACCTTTCTGTATTCGCACATGGAAGAGATTATTTAGTTGATGGTGGACGCTTTACATATGTTAATGTACCTGAAAGGCCATATTTTAAATCTAATAAAGCACACAATACCATTGGGGTCGATGGAGAAGATAATGCAATTTACCAATCTAGTTGGTCAAATAAATGGGAAGCTTCATCAGATTATCAAAATGTAAAAATAGAAAAGTGGGGAGTTTGGTCTGAAGCTAACAATAGAACGTATAGTCGTATGGAAGATCCTGTAATGATGAAACGTTCGGTTCTATTTATTAAGCCATCATTATGGTTGATAAATGACTGCTTTGAGTCGAAAAAGATGCATCGTTTTAATCAATACTTTAATTATAAAGATAATAAAGTGCTTGTTGATGCAGGAGAAATAAAGACAACCTATGATGACCATAATTTGAGTTTAAATCTTGATCCAAGTGTACGAGTATCTAAAGAGGAGTCATTTTGGTCTCCAGAATATAACTTAAAAGTTCCAGCTGTTCGTTTCGTAACTCAATGCGAAGGTAAAGGGTTGACGAGCTTAAAAACACTTATTTATGACCCAGAAAAAGGGTCTCCAAAGTTGAAAAGAGTGGACGTGACTACCCGTACCGGTGGAGAAGTGTCAAAATCTATTGCAGAAGCATTTGAGTTTATATATAATGGAGAGACTTATGTTTGGTTTGTTCAGCATAATTATCCTGCACCCATTACACATTTCTTTATTGTTGGAGGTAGATTTGTTGACATGAGAGTTGGTCTTTGGAAGAAAAAAACTGCAGCTGTAGATTATACAAAAGAACTTGATCATGATATTCTTTTAAAGGTTTATTAA
- the rpsR gene encoding 30S ribosomal protein S18, whose amino-acid sequence MAQNSSEIRYLTPPTVEIKKKKYCRFKKNGIKYVDYKDPEFLKKFLNEQGKILPRRITGTSLKYQRKVSQAIKRARQIALLPYVTDLLK is encoded by the coding sequence ATGGCACAGAATAGTAGCGAAATTAGATATTTGACTCCTCCAACAGTTGAGATCAAAAAGAAGAAATACTGTCGCTTCAAGAAGAATGGCATCAAGTATGTTGATTACAAAGATCCAGAATTTCTTAAGAAGTTTTTGAACGAGCAAGGAAAAATTCTTCCTCGTCGTATTACAGGAACATCGTTGAAGTATCAACGTAAGGTGTCTCAGGCTATCAAACGTGCGCGTCAAATCGCTTTGTTGCCTTATGTAACTGATTTGTTGAAATAA
- the rplI gene encoding 50S ribosomal protein L9, which produces MEIILKQDVARLGSKDDIVTVKDGYARNFLIPQGLAILATASAKKVLAENQRQRAHKEAKLKDEASVVAAKLADLKVTIGAKTSTTGKIFGSVNNIQIAEALKAQGFDIDRKQITIKEDSIKEVGSHAAKIKLHREVVVDFSFEVISE; this is translated from the coding sequence ATGGAAATTATTTTGAAACAAGATGTTGCTCGATTGGGTAGCAAAGATGACATCGTCACTGTAAAAGATGGGTATGCTCGTAATTTCTTGATTCCTCAAGGTCTAGCAATCTTAGCTACAGCGTCGGCAAAGAAAGTGTTGGCGGAAAATCAACGTCAACGTGCTCACAAAGAAGCTAAATTGAAAGATGAGGCATCGGTAGTTGCAGCGAAACTAGCAGATCTTAAGGTAACTATTGGAGCGAAGACTTCAACTACTGGTAAGATTTTCGGTTCGGTAAACAACATCCAAATTGCTGAAGCTCTTAAGGCTCAAGGCTTCGATATCGATCGTAAGCAAATCACTATCAAAGAGGATTCAATTAAAGAAGTTGGATCTCATGCAGCAAAAATCAAGCTTCATCGCGAGGTTGTTGTAGATTTTTCATTTGAAGTGATTTCTGAGTAA
- the rpsF gene encoding 30S ribosomal protein S6 produces MFNQYETVFIATPVLSEGQIKEAVDKFRALVVDNGGEMIHEENWGLKKLAYPIQKKSTGFYHLFEFKADPSFLAKFETEFKRDERIIRFMTVKLEKYAAQYSEKRRNKFKAEKEN; encoded by the coding sequence ATGTTTAACCAGTACGAAACCGTTTTCATTGCTACTCCCGTTTTATCTGAAGGTCAGATAAAGGAAGCGGTAGATAAATTTCGTGCTCTTGTTGTCGATAATGGCGGCGAGATGATTCACGAAGAGAACTGGGGACTTAAGAAATTGGCTTATCCAATTCAAAAGAAGTCTACAGGATTTTATCATCTTTTTGAGTTTAAGGCGGATCCAAGCTTTCTTGCAAAGTTTGAAACTGAATTCAAACGCGATGAGCGTATTATTCGTTTCATGACAGTGAAACTAGAAAAGTATGCAGCGCAATACAGTGAGAAACGTCGTAACAAATTTAAAGCAGAAAAGGAGAACTAA
- a CDS encoding cupin domain-containing protein gives MKIVNIKTLHPKQGEKPNVELLLNTGTLKEIQISFTKGQKMAEHTAPGAIVVMVYKGVIEFGVGETTHLLTEGDMISLEANVPHDLLAKEDSIVRLTLSPKDDFNRVKMLANN, from the coding sequence ATGAAAATCGTAAACATAAAAACATTACATCCGAAGCAAGGAGAGAAACCTAATGTTGAACTACTTTTAAACACAGGAACGTTAAAAGAAATCCAAATTTCATTTACAAAGGGACAAAAGATGGCTGAACATACTGCACCTGGAGCCATTGTCGTAATGGTATATAAAGGTGTAATTGAATTTGGAGTAGGAGAAACAACTCACCTGCTGACTGAAGGAGATATGATTTCTCTTGAGGCAAATGTTCCTCATGATCTTTTAGCAAAAGAAGACTCTATCGTACGCCTTACACTATCCCCTAAGGATGATTTTAATCGGGTTAAAATGTTAGCAAATAACTAA